The proteins below are encoded in one region of Juglans microcarpa x Juglans regia isolate MS1-56 chromosome 4D, Jm3101_v1.0, whole genome shotgun sequence:
- the LOC121260102 gene encoding uncharacterized protein LOC121260102, with translation MNSTLSKPFTAEEIKAAIFSMNPLGSSGPDGFPAKFYQEYWDTVGFQVCEVALEALNGAFVPGRLITDNIIMAFESLHTMKTRLKGKDSFMALKLDMSKAYDRIEWDFLASVMHKMGFSDSWISLVMKCVTSVTYSLLLSGVSQPFFCPSRGLRQGDPLSPYLFILCGEALNCLLNRAKCNGFITCLPIRQNHLHINHLFFTDDSLLFCKANSIEWIHLYHLLDTYEKASGQRLNKDKTSIFFSRNTREETKEIVTSIAGIRGTNSCKKYLDLPALIGRLRTYSLKGVLAKVQAKLSSWKTKLLSQAGKEILVKVVIQSILTYCMGIFKLPKHLLHDLNKLIRSFWWGLQSQDHKIHWVARKQMNKSKKSGRLGLRDFENFNVVLLAKQCWRILSFPHSLTARVFQEKYFKRKHFLSAKVGYNSSFLWQSFISAKPLLEEGLIWRIGDGKSVTIWNDKWIPQKSTFRPQSSTRFLPVDTKVAILIDYSTNQWKIPMLEALFNNTKAGIIKRIPLSPYPKQDKLIWRCTPTSTFSVKSAYYLKDELDKSKGQSSRKLQKTSLQSQAFKQLVESLFEFLEDEVMIEFAITAWMIWKRRNELVFNKTFMHPNSLIQQAKVFIEEQSQIQHATTTPSTDPRRSSQWEAPPRGQLKLNWDVALNKNNCKVGVGAVIRDWEGTIKATMRMKHDLYPEPLLAKAYALPQASIFCKSLGWKEFILEGDSLQVVNYLKTGVVNDSYVGQ, from the exons ATGAACTCGACCCTATCCAAACCTTTTACAGCTGAAGAGATTAAAGCTGCCATATTCAGTATGAATCCATTAGGCTCTTCTGGGCCTGATGGTTTTCCAGCAAAATTTTACCAGGAATACTGGGATACAGTTGGCTTTCAAGTCTGTGAGGTAGCTTTGGAGGCACTAAATGGAG CTTTTGTCCCAGGGAGGCTTATAACCGACAACATCATTATGGCTTTTGAATCCCTGCACACCATGAAAACCAGGTTGAAGGGCAAAGATAGTTTTATGGCCTTAAAACTCGACATGAGTAAAGCCTACGACAGGATTGAGTGGGATTTCTTGGCTTCTGTTATGCACAAGATGGGCTTTTCAGACTCTTGGATTAGTTTAGTCATGAAATGTGTTACCTCAGTGACTTACTCTCTCTTATTAAGTGGGGTGTCCCAACCTTTTTTCTGCCCCTCTCGAGGCCTtaggcaaggggatcctctCTCCCCTTACCTTTTCATCTTGTGTGGTGAAGCTCTCAATTGCCTCCTCAATAGGGCAAAATGTAATGGTTTCATCACATGCTTACCTATTAGACAGAACCATTTGCACattaatcatctattttttacaGATGACTCTCTCCTTTTCTGCAAGGCCAACTCGATTGAATGGATTCATCTTTACCACCTGCTGGACACATACGAGAAAGCATCAGGGCAAAGACTAAACAAGGATaaaacttcaatctttttcagcAGGAATACTCGAGAGGAAACCAAAGAGATAGTAACAAGCATTGCTGGAATTAGAGGGACAAATTCATGTAAAAAATACTTGGATTTACCAGCCCTCATCGGCAGATTGAGAACCTACTCTCTCAAAGGTGTATTAGCTAAAGTGCAGGCCAAACTAAGCAGCTGGAAAACCAAACTGCTATCACAAGCAGGGAAGGAGATCCTTGTTAAGGTTGTGATTCAGTCAATCCTCACCTATTGCATGGGAATTTTCAAGCTGCCAAAACACTTACTTCATGACCTCAACAAATTGATCAGATCCTTCTGGTGGGGGCTGCAGTCCCAAGACCACAAGATACATTGGGTAGCAAGGAAACAGATGAACAAGTCTAAGAAGTCAGGAAGGCTAGGCCTTAGAgactttgaaaattttaatgttGTCCTTCTAGCCAAACAATGCTGGCGGATTCTTTCATTTCCACACTCTCTTACTGCCAGGGTATttcaagagaaatatttcaaaagaaagcACTTCCTTTCTGCGAAAGTGGGCTACAACTCATCCTTCCTGTGGCAGAGTTTTATCTCTGCTAAACCACTCCTTGAGGAAGGTTTAATTTGGCGTATTGGGGATGGGAAATCTGTGACCATCTGGAATGACAAGTGGATccctcaaaaatccactttcaGACCTCAAAGTTCAACCAGGTTCTTGCCAGTAGACACTAAAGTTGCTATACTCATCGACTACTCTACAAACCAATGGAAGATTCCCATGCTAGAAGCACTTTTTAACAACACAAAAGCTGGAATCATCAAGAGGATACCCCTCAGTCCCTACCCGAAGCAAGACAAGCTGATATGGAGATGTACTCCTACTAGCACTTTCTCAGTCAAGAGTGCTTACTACCTAAAGGATGAGTTGGATAAAAGTAAG GGTCAAAGCAGTAGGAAGCTTCAGAAAACAAGCTTGCAATCACAGGCCTTCAAACAACTGGTAGAAAGCTTGTTTGAGTTCCTAGAAGATGAGGTGATGATTGAGTTTGCTATCACAGCTTGGATGATATGGAAAAGAAGGAATGAACTagtttttaacaaaactttcaTGCATCCTAACTCCCTCATTCAACAAGCCAAGGTATTCATTGAGGAGCAGAGTCAAATTCAACATGCTACCACGACCCCATCAACTGATCCAAGGAGGTCATCTCAATGGGAAGCTCCTCCACGTGGCCAACTCAAGTTGAATTGGGATGTTGCCCTTAACAAAAACAACTGCAAGGTGGGTGTTGGAGCAGTTATTCGAGATTGGGAAGGAACAATTAAGGCCACGATGAGAATGAAGCATGATCTCTACCCTGAACCCCTGCTGGCAAAAGCCTATGCTCTCCCGCAAGCATCCATTTTCTGCAAATCTCTAGGCTGGAAAGAATTCATCTTGGAAGGGGACTCTTTACAAGTTGTCAACTATCTAAAGACTGGTGTAGTCAATGATTCTTATGTGGGACAATGA